The following are from one region of the Vitis riparia cultivar Riparia Gloire de Montpellier isolate 1030 chromosome 14, EGFV_Vit.rip_1.0, whole genome shotgun sequence genome:
- the LOC117929939 gene encoding uncharacterized protein LOC117929939, translating to MEPKHFPGTEGCSSSESGWTMYIASPMHEGDSECSGNDDDNNIHITNFNYGDGKDEGSDDSMASDASSGPSHHEQACENGQDSHGMGMAPFKHDRGDNIKYSSWKKGNKQEKKKGGESSSKKEKKDLVLRRNSASSHTQRGASK from the coding sequence ATGGAGCCCAAACATTTTCCAGGTACAGAAGGATGTAGCAGCAGCGAATCTGGGTGGACAATGTACATTGCCTCTCCCATGCATGAAGGAGATTCAGAATGCAgtggaaatgatgatgataacAACATTCACATCACCAACTTCAACTATGGTGACGGTAAGGATGAGGGCAGTGATGACTCAATGGCTTCCGATGCTTCATCTGGGCCAAGTCATCATGAACAAGCATGTGAGAATGGGCAAGATAGTCATGGTATGGGCATGGCTCCTTTCAAGCATGACAGGGGTGACAACATCAAGTATTCTTCATGGaagaaaggaaacaaacaagagaagaagaaaggaggGGAAAGCAGTtcaaaaaaggagaagaaagatTTGGTGCTCAGGAGAAATAGTGCCAGCAGTCACACTCAACGTGGGGCAAGTAAGTAA